Proteins encoded in a region of the Mycolicibacterium neoaurum genome:
- a CDS encoding thymidine phosphorylase: MSTAASPEFDARHLRSHLDAPSIIRTKRDGGALSDAAIDWVIDGYTSGAVADEQMSALLMAIFLRGMTPAEITRWTAAMIESGERFDFGDLGRPTVDKHSTGGVGDKITIPLVPVVLACGAAVPQAAGRGLGHTGGTLDKLESISGFTAELSPAQIRGQLAGVGAAIFAAGELAPADRKIYALRDITATTESLPLIASSVMSKKLAEGASSLVLDVKVGKGAFLKTEAESRELAATMVELGNASGVPTRALLTDMNRPLGRTVGNALEVAESLEVLAGGGPEDVVELTIALAVEMLAAAGIDDVDPARTLRDGTAMDRFRELVTAQGGDLSVPLPIGAHAETVTAGAGGVMGDIDAMSVAMAAWRLGAGRAAPGQPVQFGAGVRIHRRPGEPVAAGETLFTLYTDTPGRLAPALAELDGGWSVVEEPPRIGPLIIDRIG, translated from the coding sequence ATGAGCACAGCGGCGAGCCCCGAGTTTGATGCGCGACATCTCAGGTCGCATCTCGACGCTCCGTCGATCATCCGGACCAAACGCGACGGCGGTGCGCTCTCCGACGCGGCCATCGACTGGGTGATCGACGGCTACACCAGCGGAGCGGTGGCCGACGAGCAGATGTCGGCGCTGCTGATGGCGATCTTCCTGCGCGGCATGACACCGGCGGAGATCACCCGCTGGACCGCGGCGATGATCGAATCCGGCGAACGCTTCGACTTCGGCGACCTCGGGCGCCCGACGGTCGACAAACACTCCACCGGAGGCGTCGGCGACAAGATCACCATCCCCCTGGTACCGGTGGTACTGGCTTGTGGCGCAGCGGTTCCGCAGGCCGCCGGTCGCGGGCTGGGCCATACCGGTGGCACCCTGGACAAGCTTGAGTCGATCTCTGGTTTCACCGCTGAACTGTCCCCGGCGCAGATCCGCGGGCAGCTCGCCGGGGTGGGGGCGGCGATCTTCGCCGCGGGTGAGCTGGCTCCGGCGGACCGCAAGATCTACGCGCTGCGTGACATCACCGCCACCACCGAGTCGCTGCCACTGATCGCCAGCTCGGTGATGAGCAAGAAGCTCGCCGAGGGCGCCTCCTCGCTGGTGCTCGATGTCAAGGTCGGCAAGGGCGCCTTCCTCAAGACCGAGGCCGAGTCCCGTGAATTGGCCGCCACCATGGTCGAACTCGGCAATGCCAGCGGTGTGCCGACGCGGGCGTTGCTGACCGATATGAACCGTCCGCTGGGTCGCACCGTCGGCAATGCGCTGGAGGTCGCCGAGTCCCTGGAGGTACTCGCCGGCGGCGGTCCGGAGGATGTCGTCGAGTTGACGATCGCATTGGCCGTCGAGATGCTCGCCGCCGCAGGCATCGACGATGTCGATCCCGCGCGGACACTGAGGGACGGCACCGCGATGGATCGGTTCCGCGAACTCGTGACGGCTCAGGGTGGGGATCTCAGCGTGCCCCTGCCGATCGGCGCGCATGCCGAGACGGTGACCGCCGGAGCCGGCGGCGTGATGGGCGATATCGACGCGATGTCGGTGGCGATGGCGGCCTGGCGGCTCGGGGCTGGTCGCGCGGCACCCGGTCAGCCCGTGCAATTCGGCGCCGGGGTGCGTATCCACCGGCGCCCGGGCGAGCCGGTCGCCGCGGGCGAGACACTGTTCACGCTCTATACCGACACCCCCGGACGGCTGGCTCCCGCACTGGCCGAGCTCGACGGCGGGTGGAGCGTGGTCGAGGAGCCGCCGCGGATCGGGCCGCTGATCATCGATCGGATCGGTTGA
- a CDS encoding cytidine deaminase, translated as MTAEIDWKALRGKAIDASRRAYAPYSGFPVGAAAIVDDDRIILGSNVENVSYGLGLCAECAVVCALHSGGGGRLIALSCVAADGAPLMPCGRCRQLLYEHGGPELLIDHPGGPKRLAELLPDAFGPDDLERVR; from the coding sequence ATGACTGCTGAAATCGATTGGAAAGCGCTGCGTGGCAAGGCGATTGATGCTTCTCGACGGGCGTACGCGCCGTACTCCGGTTTCCCGGTCGGCGCGGCGGCAATAGTCGACGATGACCGAATAATCCTCGGAAGCAATGTGGAGAATGTCTCATATGGCCTAGGTCTCTGTGCCGAGTGCGCTGTGGTCTGCGCCTTGCATTCCGGGGGCGGTGGACGGCTGATCGCACTGAGCTGTGTGGCCGCCGACGGGGCGCCGCTGATGCCGTGTGGGCGGTGCCGACAGCTGCTCTACGAGCACGGCGGTCCCGAGTTGTTGATCGACCATCCCGGCGGCCCGAAACGACTCGCCGAATTGCTGCCCGACGCGTTCGGCCCGGACGATCTGGAGCGGGTGCGATGA
- the sdhA gene encoding succinate dehydrogenase flavoprotein subunit, whose translation MIQEHRYDVVIVGAGGAGMRAAVEAGPRARTAVLTKLYPTRSHTGAAQGGMCAALANVEEDNWEWHTFDTVKGGDYLADQDAVEIMCKEAIDAVYDLEKMGMPFNRTPEGRIDQRRFGGHTRDHGKAPVRRACYAADRTGHMILQTLYQNCVKHDVEFFNEFYALDVVLTETPGGPVATGVVAYELATGDIHVFHAKAIVFATGGSGRMYKTTSNAHTLTGDGLGIIFRKGLPLEDMEFHQFHPTGLAGLGILISEAVRGEGGRLLNADGERFMERYAPTIVDLAPRDIVARSMVLEVLEGRGAGPNKDYVYIDVRHLGEDVLEAKLPDITEFARTYLGVDPVTELVPVYPTCHYVMGGIPTNVNGQVLRDNTNVIPGLYAAGECACVSVHGSNRLGTNSLLDINVFGRRAGIAAAEYANNHNHVDLPENPANMVVEWVGDILGEHGNERVADIRTALQQSMDNNAAVFRTEETLKQALTDIHALKERYSRITVQDKGKRYNSDLLEAIELGFLLELAEVTVVGALNRKESRGGHAREDYPNRDDTNYMRHTMAYKEGTDLLSDIRLDYKPVVQTRYEPMERKY comes from the coding sequence ATGATTCAAGAACATCGTTACGACGTCGTCATCGTCGGTGCCGGAGGCGCGGGTATGCGCGCCGCCGTCGAGGCCGGACCGCGCGCCCGCACCGCCGTGCTGACCAAGCTGTACCCGACCCGCAGTCACACCGGTGCGGCCCAGGGCGGCATGTGCGCGGCGCTTGCCAATGTCGAGGAAGACAACTGGGAATGGCACACCTTCGACACCGTCAAGGGTGGCGACTACCTCGCCGACCAGGACGCCGTCGAGATCATGTGCAAGGAAGCCATCGACGCGGTCTATGACCTCGAGAAGATGGGGATGCCGTTCAACCGCACCCCCGAGGGCCGCATCGATCAGCGCCGCTTCGGTGGGCACACCCGCGACCACGGCAAGGCCCCGGTCCGCCGCGCCTGTTACGCCGCCGACCGTACCGGCCACATGATCCTGCAGACCCTGTACCAAAACTGCGTCAAGCACGATGTCGAGTTCTTCAACGAGTTCTACGCCCTCGACGTCGTCCTGACCGAAACCCCCGGCGGCCCGGTGGCCACCGGTGTGGTCGCCTACGAGCTGGCCACCGGCGACATCCACGTCTTCCACGCCAAGGCGATCGTCTTCGCCACCGGCGGATCGGGCCGGATGTACAAGACCACCTCCAACGCACACACCCTCACCGGCGACGGCCTGGGCATCATCTTCCGCAAGGGACTTCCCCTGGAGGACATGGAGTTCCATCAGTTCCACCCGACAGGTCTTGCCGGGCTGGGCATTCTGATCTCCGAGGCCGTGCGCGGCGAGGGCGGACGTCTGCTCAACGCCGACGGTGAGCGCTTCATGGAGCGCTACGCCCCCACCATCGTCGACCTGGCCCCGCGCGACATCGTCGCCCGCTCGATGGTGCTCGAAGTGCTCGAAGGCCGCGGCGCCGGACCGAACAAGGACTACGTCTACATCGACGTGCGCCACCTCGGTGAGGACGTGCTGGAGGCCAAGCTGCCCGATATCACCGAGTTCGCCAGGACCTACCTTGGTGTGGATCCGGTGACCGAGCTGGTGCCGGTGTACCCCACCTGCCACTACGTGATGGGCGGAATCCCGACCAACGTCAACGGTCAGGTGTTGCGCGACAACACCAACGTCATCCCCGGCCTGTATGCCGCAGGCGAATGTGCGTGCGTGTCGGTGCACGGCTCCAACCGGCTGGGCACCAACTCGCTGCTCGACATCAACGTGTTCGGCCGTCGTGCCGGTATCGCGGCCGCGGAGTACGCCAACAACCACAACCACGTCGACCTGCCGGAGAACCCGGCGAACATGGTGGTCGAGTGGGTCGGCGACATCCTCGGCGAGCACGGCAACGAGCGCGTCGCCGACATCCGCACCGCGCTGCAGCAGTCGATGGACAACAACGCCGCGGTGTTCCGCACCGAGGAGACGCTGAAGCAGGCCCTGACCGATATCCACGCGCTCAAGGAGCGCTACTCGCGGATCACGGTGCAGGACAAGGGCAAGCGGTACAACAGCGACCTGCTGGAGGCCATCGAACTCGGCTTCCTGCTTGAGCTGGCCGAGGTGACGGTCGTGGGTGCGCTCAACCGCAAGGAATCTCGGGGCGGCCACGCGCGTGAGGATTACCCCAACCGTGATGACACCAACTACATGCGTCACACGATGGCCTACAAAGAAGGCACCGATCTGCTGAGCGATATCCGGTTGGACTACAAGCCCGTGGTCCAGACCCGGTACGAGCCGATGGAACGGAAGTACTGA
- a CDS encoding succinate dehydrogenase hydrophobic membrane anchor subunit, which produces MSETTGAWTPHHKEGRIAPVQEKEHDRPASLDHPRAPRRPRGIPYFEKYAWLFMRFSGVALVFLALGHLFIMLLWEDGVYRIDFNYVAERWASPFWQIWDMALLWLAMIHGANGMRTIIGDYARKNTTKFWLNSLLLLATGFTLVLGSYVLVTFDANI; this is translated from the coding sequence GTGAGCGAGACGACCGGAGCCTGGACTCCACACCACAAGGAGGGGCGTATCGCCCCGGTGCAGGAAAAAGAGCACGACCGGCCGGCGAGCCTCGATCACCCGCGCGCACCGCGCAGGCCGCGCGGCATCCCGTACTTCGAGAAGTACGCCTGGCTGTTCATGCGGTTCTCCGGCGTCGCCCTGGTCTTCCTGGCGCTGGGCCACCTGTTCATCATGCTGCTCTGGGAAGACGGCGTGTACCGCATCGACTTCAACTATGTCGCCGAGCGCTGGGCATCGCCGTTCTGGCAGATCTGGGACATGGCGCTGTTGTGGCTGGCCATGATTCACGGCGCCAACGGCATGCGCACCATCATCGGCGACTACGCCCGCAAGAACACCACCAAGTTCTGGCTGAACTCGCTGCTGCTTTTGGCCACCGGCTTCACACTGGTGCTGGGCAGCTACGTGCTCGTCACGTTCGACGCCAACATCTAG
- the sdhC gene encoding succinate dehydrogenase, cytochrome b556 subunit, producing MSTATAAESDIPAPRAKPARRRSLYRGDPGMWSWVLHRITGATIFFFLLVHVLDTALVRVSPEAYNSIIETYKTPIIGLMEIGLVAAVLYHALNGIRVILIDFWAKGPKYQRKMLWVIAGVWLAVMIPSLGVIGMHMAERFL from the coding sequence ATGAGCACAGCCACGGCCGCGGAATCCGATATCCCGGCACCGCGAGCGAAACCGGCGCGCCGCCGCAGTCTGTACCGCGGCGACCCAGGCATGTGGAGCTGGGTGCTGCACCGCATCACCGGCGCCACGATCTTCTTCTTCCTGCTGGTGCACGTGCTCGACACCGCACTGGTCCGGGTCAGCCCCGAGGCGTACAACTCGATCATCGAGACGTACAAGACGCCGATCATCGGGCTCATGGAGATCGGCCTCGTGGCCGCCGTGCTGTATCACGCACTCAACGGCATCCGGGTCATCCTGATCGACTTCTGGGCCAAGGGCCCCAAGTATCAGCGCAAGATGTTGTGGGTCATCGCCGGCGTCTGGCTGGCAGTGATGATCCCGTCCCTGGGAGTGATCGGTATGCACATGGCGGAGCGATTCCTGTGA